The window TTGTAGCCACACTGCTTTCTTCCTAATGCAGGAACACAGGCCTTGTGTGGCTTCACTCACTCCCTCATTAGAGGTACATCTGCTGCATAAGCCTTTCTTTTGCATTCTCAGAAGCACAAAGACGATCAAGTAGAAATCTCCAATCTACAAGCAGGGATTTACGTCTTCCAGCTTACTGTCACAGACACTGCACAACAGCAAGACTTCACCAACATCACCATCATGGTGCTGAATTCTGAGCAGACTGAAGGTGAGCTTAAGCCCACGGGTGTCTAGATGGAGTCCCCAAGCCTGGGTGATGCTCTTCTCAGAGGAGTAGATGGGAGAAGAGCACAACCAAGAGATTAGACTTGTGTGTCAGCTTTTCCCAATAACAGCCTGCACCCGACCAGTAAGTGGAAGGTCTCCACATTCATAGTGGTCTGTTTTAGGGGTTTAGCATCCCCTTGCAGAAGAGGtggccacaacaaccccatccTGTCTGCACGTCATGCCCTCTGCTGGGTGACGCCAGAGTGGCTGAAGCCTGGGGTGTAGCTGAGGGTGTAATAGAGAACCTGGAATGTTGGCTCCATGGTTTTGCTGTGAAAGCCCTAATTTCCTTAAGCTGCAGGATAGGTGGAGCTGCCTGCTTGACATTCAAAGCGTCCCCGGCTTTCTTTATATGTTTTACTTTAATGGCTGGGTTTAATGATCAAAATGTTCAGCCTCACAAGTGCGTTAGGATCACAGAGCTCTTGGATAAAAGGTTGATTAGTAGCTAAGCAGGAAATTTCTGCTCCTACCACAGGTACCATAAAAATACAAGAACAGCCATGTCAAGTGGCACTAATGGTCTGTCCAGAATCCAGTACACTGCATTCAACAGTGTCCAGAGGCTGATACTCTGGAAAGGGTACCAGAACATGGCATGCTATCAGTAAATCCCTGCTATGCTTGGCTAGTGCCAAGGAATTTGCAGCTGGGAGGTTTTTGTAAGCAGAAGGTGGTGTCTTTGTGTTTAATAGCCCTTTTTGACCGTGTGTAATCTTTGCACAACAGCAACATCCTGAAGCAAGGAGTTACACAGCTTAACTATGTGTTGTGTGGAAAAGCGGCTCCTTTTGTTTTATGGATGTGGCACCTTCTAATTTGATTCTTTGACCCTGCCTTCcatataagaaaatatatacCAGGATTCCCTGCTCACCTTCTCCATGCTGCTCAGGACTTTATAACTCTTGCAGACAAGGGCTTTGGAAGAGTTTCTCCTCTGTAGATGTGAAGGCAAAGCCAACTAACCAGAGCTTTTTGTGTTAACTTTATCATAGAGCATTGTTTGACTCCTAAGAAGGTGGGTTGGTGCCGGGGATCTTTTCCACGCTGGTTTTACAATCCGAGCCTTCAGCAGTGTGAGGAGTTCATTTTTGGTGGCTGCAAGCCCAACAAGAATAACTATTTAAGGGAAGAGGAGTGTCAACTTGCCTGCAAGAATGTTAGAGGTAAGTCTTCTTCAGAAATCAGTTCTGTCTTTCCCATAGGATTGGGATGACTCCATAGGCAGGTACTGCAGCTTACTGGCTGGCAGCTAGTTAGAGCCCAGAGAGCTGAGGAGACTTGGCTAATTATGAATGGGGTCACTGCCGATGTATCAGACCCAGCTCCTGGAGCACTGCTCCCCTTGTCACTGTCCCTGGTGTATCTCAGGCTGCAGAAATACTCCCCAAATCTTCATGTCACATCTGAAACCTAAATTCACAGGGTAGAAATGTGCTGTGGAGGAGCCAGAAGTGCTTCACTCCCATTTGGGAATGGTCTAGCTCGTGGTGGGAAGTTCCCCTCTGTTCCTCCAGGCCTGCCTCATGTGGGTACTACTCATCTGGGGTCTCCAGGTGGTGGGCATCCATATTTCCCCTCCAAAATGCCTACAGGGCTCACTTCCAGGATATAAGTACTCCTTAGATGAGATATGAGGGCCATATGAAGCTGATCTTGAGCTGACAAAAGGGTGTGGTGGTAaatttgctctgttttttcccttgtctCTCAGGTTCTGTTGGTGGGCGACAGCAGCCAGGTGAGCCTCCTGTACCGCTCCGTAATCCTGCTGTGAGCTCAGGCTGGGTGTCTCATGTCCATTCCTGTGGCTTTTGATTAGCACTCACTCAGTGTGGAAAGGGAGGCACTGGAGACTCAAGTCTTTACTATGCCTTTCACTTTCATGCCATGGGATAATTCAGGCTGGGGATtacctctggagatcatctggtccaacccactactcaaagcagggtcagctttGAGTCACATTGGGTTGCTCAGGACTGCACCCAGTCCAGTTCTGGGTATCTGATAAAGGAGATTTTTGTTTGATCTTTGTCATAACTTTACTCTCATACGGAATAATTTTCTCTTGTTGAAACTTATGTCTGTGGCTGCTTATCCTATTACTGTGCACCTCCAAAACTTGTCTATTCCAAAACCTCACACTAGGTcttgtgctccagccccttgctGAGTCTACTGGATTCACTTGAGTATGTTTTCTGTGCACTGGGAAGCTTGGAACTGGGCACAGTACTCAGCATTTGGGACCACCTCTGGAGAAAAGGGGAATAACTGCTCCTCTCCATTGATTCTTGCAGCCCAGTGTGCAggtttcagtttggttttcctGATTTACTCCCCCATGCTTGGGCAATGtctctattttcttcttgagTAGCTCATTCTTGCTTCCACTTTCTGTGTACTTCTTTTCTGAGTGGAAGCATCACTGTTCCCAAAACAGTGTTTCATTTATGCTCAGGGTGGCACTGAAGACAGACCTTAACCAATCTGTCTTGTTTGCCTGCCCTATCAACAGCTTTTAAGTCCTTCATAAAGCATCTGTGTGGCAGGGAGAATTTTAATGCTCTATCTgaactgtttctgatgcagtgTGCAATGGGAAGTGTCAACCCCCATTCTTCAAATGCAAGGATGGTTGCTGCATTGATGCATATCTGGAGTGTGATGAAACTCTTGACTGTGCCGATGGATCAGATGAGATGTATTGTGAACAATGTAAGTACTTCAAATTCTGTCTTAGACTACTTAGTATCTGCCTGAAGCTGAGAGCAATGTAAGTTACAGGTGTTGACTCAATGCTTTTTGCTGCCCTCTGTTCTTACCTGCTGACCCTGCATTATCTCTTCCTGTGGTGTTGTATTTGCAGATTCTGCCATCTCCTGTATCTCTGCTGACTGCAAGAGCTGATCTTCCCTCTGGGATGTTTCCTGCCTCTTAAATACTTTCCAACTCTCTTCTCTGCACCTGTCTGTAAGACTTCAGAACCCTCCTCTTCCCATATTTTTCTCACTGAATGACCTTACCTGCTCTCACAGAGTTGGTAGTTGGGAAATGAAAGCATGATTTCTCCCAGTCTGTCCAGTGTCACAGTCCCCTTAACATCCTCGTGTTATGCTAATGTAAATGCACAGTGATGAGCTGCCCAAGTCCATAgtccctcctccttcctctcttctgatGGAGTTCCCGTAGTGTCTTTCCTACATGTGGATGTCCTGTTGTCTTTCTAGGTTGCAAGCTTACAATTCATCCCTCTTGCCCTCTCATATCCTACACTTGTGCTCTTTTGTTCTTCTAGAGTGATAGCAGTTTCCCCATGCTtcttgatggaaaaaaatataataagaaagcttttgttttctttagttcTGTCTCTGTACTTGTGGAATGGAAATAGGGAATGGTTtctcattgttttatttttcccgTGTTCTTCTCACAACTTTGTGATATTTAAGAACCACAAAttatctctctctttccctgGCTTGTGATAGCGGAATGTGCAGGAAAACCCTGTCTGCTCATATCTGCATGGACAGAAGCTTTTCTTTGGCATTCAACTGGTGACAGGAGTTCTAACATGAAATGTTGCTCTTGCAGATGCTCGTGACTTCAACAGACTACAGAAAATCAATGCCACACACCAGCAAGGTATGTCCCACCCAGAGAACCTAGGCTGACGTCTaccagctttttgttttctttagtctGTTGTTTCATGGTAAAACTGCTTCCCTGTATAATTCCAAAAATGGCTGGTTTTAGAAATAGCTCAAACCAAAGCAGTGTGAGTGCACAGCAATGGCATAATACCAGTAATGGCATAATACAAGTAATCATATGCTTGTGCTCAGTCCCATATCTTTGTCTTGTTTGTACCAATGTAAACAGTGGTACTGTCACTGGGCTAAAATAGTATATCCCAAGTGCAGAGACCTGAAATGAACTGTGGTTTCTGTGTGTCCAGGctcttcttcttcccttctACCTCCCAAAGAGGACAGATCATTCCTGCAGGAAGCTTAATCCCAGGTCTAGCACGACTGCACGCTGTTCCTCCCTGCTAGCTGGGTTTATGGGCAGGTGGCATCTCACTGTGGCAATGCCAGATTGAGCGGCTGACAACTGGGCAGTGGAGATCTGAGATCCTCTATTCTGGCTGTGGATTTCCTCTTCCACAGTGCTTGTACTCTTCTGTTGTGAACAGAAGATGTTGCTGCTCTGTTTGGGCTAGTGCACATCTCCTTTGCTTTGCCAGGTCACTGTGTGGAGTTGCCTGATACTGGACAGTGCACCGAGAGCATCCCTCGCTGGTACTACAACCCATTCTCTCAGAAATGTGACCCCTTCACCTATGGGGGCTGTGAAGGCAACAACAACAACTTTGAAAAGGAGGACGAGTGCATGAAATCATGTTCAGGCATCACAAGTAAGCAGACATAGTGAAGGCTAGAGTTTTAATGATGAAACTGTGAAAATCACTCCAGATTAAATTCTGTGGTCCCAAAAGAGGCAGTGATTTAGGAGGTTTCAggcaaagcagctctgctcccaaacCCTGGCCATCCATCACAGCGTTCTTCAGTGTGACTGATGGCTTGTGGGAAGTGGTGTGTATCTACAACATGTTTTTGCAATGCAGCCTGTCATTTCTCAGAGCTGGAAAACTTTGGGTGCTGATGTTGAAAAAGGGACAGAACAGGATGACAAAACTAACCAGAGATATGGTATGGCCTTTCTAGAAAGTATCTAACTTTCTAGCTTGGCTCCAGTTCTCCCCATGTGGGAGGGGGAGAAATCAGGAAAATCCTCAATGACACATATTAGACTGAAGTTTCAAACAAACAAGAGGGAAAAGTTGATGCTATCAGCTTTGTATTTGTGGCTGTGGAGGCCATCAGCTGAAATAGCAGGAATTCTGCCAGACTGGACCTGTCAGGAGGCAAactcttgctgcttttctacAGCTACACTGTGCTGTACTGAGAGCTCAGTACCATGGCTGTCAAGAAGGATGCTGTATGCATTCAGTCTTTTCAGAGCACTGGAAATATGCTCCTCAGAATCCTGTCTTATCCCTTGTTTCCACattctttgtaaaatctttttcCCCCTGTCTGCTCCCAATTCAGAAGCAGATGTCATTGGCCGGAGATGGGAATCATTTGAGTCCCAAAGCAGTCTGTTGAGTGAGTAACAATTTTTCCTACAGATCTTGCTTGTTGCTTTTATcctgttctgaaaaatatttggtATTTCCTTACAAATGATAGCCTTCTGTCCCAACCTCCTTTTGACGCTGAGGAAGCAATGTGGGATGTGTGGGATGCCAGCAGTGGCAAGAGATGCTTCTGTGCACCGTGCATCTGTGGTCCAACTTCTTCTTTGTCTGTGACCCAGTAGCTCGTATCAGAAGCTTCTGATTCTCCTTCCATCAACTTGCATGAATGCTCCACTGTTGAACATCAAAAAGTGCAAGTAAAATTCTTCCTAAGGGCCAAGTTCACCTCAGGACCCCTGACTTCTGCAAAAAAAGAAGGACCAGTGGGTATGGGAATAATGTTGGAAATCTGATGACCCTATATAACTTCCCTACAATTGTTCTTTACAGTTGTAAAGAACACCAAAGCTATTTAAGTACAAGTTCTTGAAAGAATATCACATTAAGGTTGGTGTCCTTTCCCCACAGAGCTGTAAGGCCTCTTTCTTTAGTAGAGACCTCCTGAAAACATACACTTTTGTTCTTCAAACCTAGAGTTTGATTTAATCTTCAAATTCACACCAGCTCTGAAATGCATCACTTTTGACAGTCTCCATTGATGATGCAGGAGTTTGGTTGGTTGTAAAAGACCAAGTGCTCACAGCACTGCTACAAACTCTTTCCCCTAAACTTAGCCTGTCCACCATAGCTCACTCCAACAGCCTTATCCCAACCAGGAGAAGCTTTCTGCCACCCCTTGGTGGCCTCCCTGTTGACATACAAAGCAAAGCCAGCGTTTTGGAAGGGCTTGATATTCTGTCGAAGTCACTGAATAGCCTTTAGAGGGCGTGTTGCATCTGGGAAATTATGGCAACCATAATTTGGGAGAGATGGGCTGGCTATACCCTTGCCATGCCCTTATGCCATGTGATTGCtgtctttcttctttgcccTGTTGATCAATGACCACCCTGCTATCAGGCCAGCTATTGTCTACCTCTTCTCTTTGCCAGCACAGCTTTTGCAGTGGcttttgtgctttcttctttctgaccACTCCTTCTGCATCAGAGCTCATGGAGCAGCCCTTCTAACATGTTTGTGTAACCCCACAGGTGCGTTTGAGGTAGTGATTGCCGTGCTCCTCGGGATCTGCATCATGGTGGTCCTGGCCATCATCGGCTATTTCttcctgaagaaaaggaagaacagcGGCCGGCATCAGCCATCCACTGCTACCAACTCCACCCTCTCCACCACCGAGGACACTGAGCGTCTGTTTTACAGCAGTGCCACCAAACCAGTCTGACCTACGGCTTCTCCCCTTCCAGCCCAGTGATGGGGCACTCCCCAGAACTTCTGGAGTTCTGGTTTTAGACACGGGCCAGTGCCTGAAGGATGTTTTCCCTTTGAAGACATTTGTCAGGCCAAGGTCTAGCCATGATTTGGCAGTACTAGTGTTTGTGATTGTGTTGGTTAAATGGCTGCCTGGAAAGTGAGGGTCTGGGAGCATTTTGATGCTCTGTGATGTCTGTACCTTCCCAACCTCAATCAATCCAGTGAAACTCTGAATTACATCTTACTTCCTGCCCAAACCCGGAGCACAACTCCACTCAACTCACTGAAGGACCCTGGGACTGGATCTGAGTAGCCTTTGCATTGGTGAATAGTGAAAGCTCACCAGAGCCACCAGGTTTTTGTTTGCAGTGCCAATTTCTTCCATACAATCTCTtactttcctccctttcccccagTCCTCTGCAGATGGCCctgcctccctgcagccctCATAGTCATAGTGGGCCTCTCAAGGGCTGTGAGACTGATGTAATGATTCAGATCTGTTCCAGGGGCTCTGTGACACTCTCCAGTGGTTCCTGGTTTTGAgatgaaaggaagcagaaattcCTGCTTTAATCCCTAGGCTTTGCTTTTTAACATAAAAGCACACCTAGAGTTTTTTATGCCTGGCTGCCATGTTACAGCCTCCTATGTATAGTACGTGTCCACTATTTTCTCTCTGTGATttgctctgtttgcttttccagtgtTCACTCTGAACCCAAACACATTGAGAAAATAGCtatttattctgaaatgaaagaaaaggaatgtcCCTACTTCTCCTGCTGATGGCAAGAGGAAGGTGGAAGGACCCAGCTCCCTCACAGTTGCATCTGTGAGGCAGCTTTGATATTACAGTGCTCTCATCCAAGCACACATCCTGACCCAAGTCCCTGGCATCTCTCAGAGCACAGAAGTGGGCTGGATACCCAGCTGGTGTCCCCAGGCTTCCTCGCTCCTGCTGGCCTGTTCCTCCCGGTGCAAGATGATGCCAGCCCCAGGAGGTCCAGAGCTCATCCCTGACCCCATGGCAACATATGAAATCCCCACTTCGGCAAGGTCCGTGTGTTCCCCCTTGGCTGTTTGCAGTGAGGTGCTTCCCAGATCTGTACTGCTGTACACCTGTGGTTCAGGCTTGTACCTCTAGGAGCTGAGGACATCTGCTGGGGGCAGAAGCTGCTAATTCTGAAGTACCTGGTATGCTTTGTGAGCTCTGAAGTTGGCACCAATCCCCAGGCTTCCAGTGCCTGCTGCTCTTGGAAAACTCACTCTGTGAAAAGAATGGAAatcggggccggggggggggggggggggaagcaggaggctttatttgcatgtgtgtgcacatgtgtctGTAAGAAGCATAAATCTATGTGCAGACTTTAATTTAAATGCTTGGACCCTTTCAGGGCTGAGGGCACAGTGGCTCTGGAAGGCTTTGGTGAAGCCATGCCCAGCTCAGGTGCAGCTTCAGGAGAGCTGCCTTGCCGGGCCAGTGCctgggctggaagggaagaAACCCTTGccctcagcctgctggcaaTCTGACTGCATGCTTCTCCCCATCTTGGGCATCTGCATTAGTGTCCCTGGGGCTGGTCTGATTCCTCCATGGCTTTTCATGATCTCTCATATCCTTTCTTCCatctctttgtttttcccacagcatgtcatggccTAAGCAGTAAACCTGACATCTTGATTTATGTTTTTGTGCGCTCACTCTGCTAATAAAAAGGAATTGTTTGTTTTATCTGACTTGGGAGTGGTGTCTGAGAAGCAATGACCCGCAGAGGGGGCAGGTACCATTCCCATGCCTGCTATCTCACACCCTTTCATCTGCACACGCTGCCGTAGCTCAGggcactgcactgcagcagcagcagcggtcCCATGGCTTGGggagggctgggagagggggatGCAGTGTGTGCGGATACCTGGGGAGGCAGCTACCAGGTGAGGTGTGCTGAGAGTGAGATCATTACACACCAAGTCACCCAGAGAGCAAGGCAGGGTGTAACTGAAACTGGGTTCCAGCTGgtcagactggtttggggtttgagTCTGAAACCAGAAGCAGACACTTCTTCcaacaggagctgctgtggctgtgtctcCAGACTGGTGATCACTCAGGCACTGCCATGTATAGTTAGCTAAATGTAAATTGGGCTAATTGGCAATGAATATGTATGGCACCAGGTGAACCTCCACCACTGACCAGGCGGTGCTGGCTCTCCACAGCAGGCTTCCACCCCTGCACTCTGGACTGTGGGGTGTGCTTGGTCAATGCCACCTCTTTCTTCCCCCACTCTATACCAGCTCTCCCCACTGCTGTTTCCAGTTACTCATGTCTGCGTTACCCCTCATGTCCCatgaggagcagctctgctgagctgtgctctgGGCAGGCAATGGGGTCACCAGTGCGATGGGGTAACCCCTGCACTGAGGGTGCTATTGGAAACCAAAGCTGCTTCTCTTGGTAGTCTCCAAAGAGAGAAGGTGACTGAGTGTATCACAGTCTGTTTGGATGGAGCGaagaggtggctggtctcttcttgcaagtaacaagtgataggacaagagaaaacagcCTTAAGATGTGCATGGGGGagtttagactggagattaggaacaatttcttcatgGAGAGGGTGTTCAGGCATTGAGACAggtggaagtgttcacaaaccatgtacacgaggccctcagtgacacggtttagtggtggccttggcagtgctggggaaagattggacttgatgatcttcaaggtcttttccagcctggttggttctatgattccctTTCACGTGAAGCACATCTTTGTGTCTCCCGGTGCCACACATGGCCCTGGTGGGCTCTGCAGGCCGGCCCCGAGCCCTCCCCTTTGCTCTGCATCTCACTAAACACTTCCTCCTTCACCCCAAGAAGGTGCAGAGCAGTGAGGGAGGCGGAGGGGCCGGACCCCGCGGGCACCCCGTGAGGAGATGCCGCCATGTCGGTGCGGTGCGACCGGAGGACTCGGGCCCTGCGGCACGGAGGTGGCACCGGCGCCAGCCGCCAGCACGGGGCCGTGCCGCACTCCCTGCCACAGCCGCCGGCCGCCTGCGTTCCCCGGCTTGGCCGTGTGGGGGCACTCGGGCTGCGCCGGCAGCTCCGCCGTGGGGCGGGTGGAGAAGGCCCCGGTGCTGAACGGGCTCGGTTCTGCTTCCCCCGCGGGGTGAGGGCTTCTGCTCCTCGGGGATTCCAGCTCCTCAGAGCGGGTTTGTGCTCGGGACGGGAATGGGAGCCCAGCTGTTGAGCCTTGCTGCAGAGTGAACCACTCCTCACAAACCAGGACTGGAGAGTGCCTCGCTGTGCACTGGTGAAGGAGCATTGAGCTGCCTTGTTTCACTGGCTGAGCCTAGCAAAGCCGCCTGTTCCCCCAGTTAAGGCCAGAAACAAGCGGTTACACGAAGCTGTTGTCTGTTTTGGGGCAGAGCCCCACAGTGTGTGCCCCTGAGCCCATCGCCCCACTGCAGCCATGCCCTGGTGCCGGCAGCCGCGGGGCTCTGGAACTGGTCCCTTGTCCTGCACCGTCCAGGCAGTGTCCTCCTCACCAAGGGCTGTGTTTTTGAGGGGGGTTGCATGGTTTATGGAGCCAGGTCTTGTCAAGCCCCCGGAGCTGCTGCCCACTGTGCTGCATCCTCTGCACAAGGGTCCTGCCTGTCTTTTGACAGCCTCCATCTCTGCAGAAGGAGGTGCCTCTCATCCCTTCCTGATCCCCAAAGCTTTTGGCCTTGCTCTGGCTATCAGGAAGAAGGGTTTGCTTGCTTGGGTGTATGGCTGAGTTAATCCCagtgggctggaagggacctcacaGGCTTTGCATGGCTGCCGGGCTGGATGCAGGAAGCATTAGCTCATAGCTTAATACTGAGTGTCTCCGGCTTCCCTGTGGCACAATGGCTCACAAAtaaacacagcagctgccccGGCATGACAAGGGATGGCTCCACGGTGTCAGGACTGAATATTGCCCCCCTGCACAAAAGCCACAGTGATGTGATGCTTTTGGATAAGTTACTTCAGCTCTCCACCCTCATTTATTgcttaaggaagaaattatttaggCTTTGAGGTCAAAAGGTTCATTCAGGTTAAAAATATATCTCTAAAGctggggggtgaggggaagggagaaggaatgGGGTTGTCTGCAAGCTCTGAACAATGTAAAGAGAATTCCTTAATATCATTCCCCTTAGTGCAAGGCAATTAGGAATGACCAGACTTGCTCCTTCTGCAGTGTGCTCCTTCTGCATCCTAAAGGGAGCGGATGCAGATTAGAAGTGCCAAAGCTAGTCCGGCATGTGGTAAGCAAACATTACTCGATCAAGCGCTGCCTGTGTGGGAAGTAGGCTGTGAAAACTTTCCAGGCACTCCTGTTCTTTATCCTTGAAGAAATGGAGATAGAAATTGAAAATGCTCTCCCTTGGTCATCAAGCACAGGACTGCATGTTACTGTAATAGCTTagagtcatagaacagtttggtttggaagggaccttcaaaggtcagcTAGTCCAACCCCCAAAGGCACAGGGAAATACAGTCAGCTATAGAAAGTACAGCAGATCTGATCAGTTCTGCAGCATGTAAAAGGAATCTCTCTGCAAGGAAGCTTTGCTGATCATTGTCACAGGGAAATGAGTGTTTCCCTGGGCAAGGGGCCACCTGAGGCATGACAGAGTTTCTGTGGCCTTTAGTCAATGGTTACCTCTCTGAGACGTCCTCATCTCCCGCTGTGTCAGGAGTTTGGAAACTTACCATCAGTTCCTATAACAGCTTTAGGAGACTTTGCAAGGCCAGACCCATCATTTAATTATCATCACTAGGTTGCCCAGAGCCAGCCTACATGAGAGGATATACAGAATGAATGAGCGGCCGGTGGGGCTGCAGAGGCCAGGAGCTCTGCTGGAGCCAGCCAGGCGTTCGAGCAAGAAGGGTACTTTTCCACAAGGCTCAGTGCAGACAAAGCCTGTGTGTCTTTGTTCTCTGCCCTGACACACCTGACCCACATGCTGGCTGCTTCAGGATTGTTCAGAAATACTTGTGATGGGCTGAAGCAAAAGCACTGGCCCAGGAATGTGAGCTGCTGGGACTCCCCCAGCGAGAAactctgcttttaattaaacCAGTGTCCCTCTCACATAGGCAACGTGGGAGCCCTTCCCTGAGGCAGCTGCACCCAAAGGGacctgagctctgctgcctgcaggctgaaGTGCTGCAGGTGTTATTCATTATGGGGTTATTGCTCAGCCAGAGCAGGTGCCCACTGTGGTTTGCCAGCTCCTCTGAGATGTACACAAGAGGGGGCAGCAATAACTTAACATCCTGCCCAGCGTTGCCTTTGACACTGGACTGTCAAACCAGCAGGGACATTGtgcactgctggagctggatgCTAAGATGTTAGATGCTCTGGAACTCTATAAGCTTCATAAAATAGGAGTTCctgttcccttcctccctgtctAAAGTAATGTTATGGTCCATATTAGCATACCCTCTCTGGTCCTGAATCCTCATAGCCATCTGCAAGGCAGGGAAGAGATGTATAACCTTCAGAAGAACAGAGAATTGACCTCAGGTCTCCCAAGCCTCTTTTGGGTCCTCTGTGCCCTGGGTCTGCTTCCCCTCAGTTTCATGTGTTCTACAGAGCCAGACCCAGCTCTTGGAGTCACCAGTCCAGCAGCAACAGCTTGCCAGTGGgactttaaaaaacaatgctTGTGTGTGCTTCTCCCTCTTGTTCTTTATCTATTTGGATCAGTTTCCcagattttcttttgctgaCACACACtatgttttgaaagaaataagcgattttttccctgttatcAAAGGACTTCAGGCAGCAATGCCCCTATTAAAACTAAAGCAAGCCAAAACAGTCCTTGTGCAAAGTGTCATCAGGTTTAGAAGCTGGTAGCTGTGTCCCACAAGCCTCTCCACACAGCCCTTTCTCTGCCTTGGAGGCAACTGCAATCCTGTATTAGAGGATGAAGGGGCATTTGTGACACACTTGAGGAGGCTTAGCAACAGGCAGATCACTGGGGTCATTGCATGGACCACGTGTCTCTGCAGCCAAGCagacaggagctgctgaagatgCAAAGCTCTTTCTCTAATGTCCTCACTAGAGGTCTTTGGTGCATGAAGTTTCTGTTAAACCAGTTTGAACTGGTTCTCGCTCATATTTAGAAACTATCCCTGCTTATGCTGTAGAATTACACCCTGTCAACaaat of the Melopsittacus undulatus isolate bMelUnd1 chromosome 4, bMelUnd1.mat.Z, whole genome shotgun sequence genome contains:
- the SPINT1 gene encoding kunitz-type protease inhibitor 1, with the protein product MAKGSPGPHIVLWVCLVLAVDYGEGQEGKPFGEACLEDFRAGMPDLVLDTDASVQNGATFLSSPMARRRRDCIRACCREPACNLALVEQDPGTEEDHIRGCFLLNCLYEQAFVCRFARKIGFLNFLKKDVYDSYLAMQDHRSNDDHPPIARTAKDMRVQPGEPVMLRGIESTDDRGIVSYEWKQVVGDPSVEMKKHKDDQVEISNLQAGIYVFQLTVTDTAQQQDFTNITIMVLNSEQTEEHCLTPKKVGWCRGSFPRWFYNPSLQQCEEFIFGGCKPNKNNYLREEECQLACKNVRGSVGGRQQPVCNGKCQPPFFKCKDGCCIDAYLECDETLDCADGSDEMYCEQYARDFNRLQKINATHQQGHCVELPDTGQCTESIPRWYYNPFSQKCDPFTYGGCEGNNNNFEKEDECMKSCSGITKADVIGRRWESFESQSSLLSAFEVVIAVLLGICIMVVLAIIGYFFLKKRKNSGRHQPSTATNSTLSTTEDTERLFYSSATKPV